ataaattaatgacaCGAAACATTTGCTATCGTTGTATGGTTAACTATAGCATAAACAAAAATCGCTATTAAAAATGTCGGACCTATTATAACGGGCGCTGTCAGAGCGGCTAAGGAAACGCTATTATATATGACTCATAGTGTTTTCAGTCTGCTATTACTACCCTTATTTCCTGTAATGGTACATGGTTTTATCTGTAAGTAGTGATCTGTAACAACTAACAATGACCTTCAAATTGGTTTAGATCCTCAGTAGGAAGCAGAGGTTGGTTTACATAGGCGATGTCTCTTGGGAACACTTCGGCTGGATCGGCAACTGGACCACCATACATGTCATCAGCAAATCATCTACAACCTCATCAACCCACCACTGCCCCTACGGCAGCTGCACCTCCACAAATATTATCACCACCGCCTATACCATCCTCCTCTCCTCTAATGCCTCTTTTTGACAACAATCCTGATCGTATCAGTAGCAACTCCAATGTTTATACAGATCTGATGACCCCTTCCTCTTTCTCTGGGCCCCCACGGATGATGGCACAACCACACCTCATTCCTGGTTCATCTATGCCTTCTGCTCCTCCTCTGAGCCTTAATAGTGCGACTTACCAGCAGCGCCCACATGGCACTCCGATGCTTCAGCCTTTCCCAAAGAGAGCGATTGAAATCAGATGGCTTAACTCTACATAGAGCTTGTAGAGATATTGTGGCCTTTCTCAGAACAGTAAGCCGTTTCTGAGCTTGATGAGTTCTTGTTTgtctctgaattttttttgcAGCACCACTAAGCACTTCTGTCCTCCTAGCGTCGAGTTCAGCCATCTGACCAGCCCTCAAGAAGATTTTTGTTTTACCAATCTGCATTAACAAAAGATACGAGTTTGCATTTGATTTCTttcaaattttccttttttcttcttaaagcatatggtatatatacatatataatatacaataaaaatttaaaaacccgTTAAACGGGTTAAACTGGTCAGACCAGTCAACCAATATATATACTGAGTCGATCTTGGTTTGGTTTTCAAAATGTTTAGAGAGTAACATAATAATTGTTTTGTTAcaaattaatagttttatattattattttctaacgTGTGTATAAATATTACcaataattaatatttcattaatattttatagaacTATACAATTATAGTGGTCAACTACGTTAAGCTAATAATTTTTGCTAAAAACTAAATGGTGAAGCATATTAACCGTGGTGGTCAGATATGATGGTCAGCTATGGTGGTCAATTAAAACGTGAAGTTTGAATATATTGTGGTCAAAATACTGGAAAAATTAAGTCTCattagtttacaaaataacAGTCAGGATAAAAGATCTATGGAAGTAGTCTTTAATATTACCAAGCTTCATCGAGGAGAGCAATGATTCCACCAGGCTTCTGCAGatggaaaagaaaggagaaagtGAGGTTAAAACATCCAATTTGATAACACTGTCCTTTCTCAGTTAAGCAGACCTTTTCTATAAGATCAAGAACATCTTTGTTGTCCACAAATTCAATGTAGCTCCAATCTATTGCTTCTTTTGTGTACTCTTCCTGCTCCATCTTGAAAACGTGCTGAACATTATAATGTGATCCGCCTCTTTTCAGTTAGGGGGTAGTAGTTTGTTTAACATTATAATCTTGTGGTTTCACTGAGTTTAGTCTCTATGCATGGTCTTGAATTCTGATTTTTGGCTGCTGCCATTGCTTATATTCAAGTCACTGTATTGCACAAGTATGCTGTAGTGAAAAGGGATTTCCGTCTAGTTGTTCTTGGTGCGGCTCGTATCATGGTTAAGCTTCTCAAGTCAGTACTCATCTTTGACAGAGATATAATCTGCATCTTGTCAATAATTTTCCTGTTAGCACTCACTCATTGTAGCTTTGCCCTTGTGATGTGACCATTTCTGTAACTCTCACTTACTGCAGCCAATGAGGTGTGTTAAGCGAACACATGTCATGTTTGACTTATATGttgtaattattttttggaGGATCAACTCATAgcagtttataaattttatgccATTTTGAAACGGGTTACATGAACGTTCTTGATTTAAACTACAAACTATTAATTGGTTGCAGAGTTAACTGCTCCTCCTTAAGAAGTAATGTACTCGTCTTTTCTAACCCTCTAGTTAGATCTTCTCTCGATGTTACTTTCAGCTGTAAATCTTTCTTTAAAAGTGAAGCTGCTCCTGGACTCAGGCTGCACTTTCTCTTCCTCATATACAACACTCTCTCCATCGTTGGTAGCATCGACACTACTATGCATCTTCAATGCAAGTGAGGAGCTGCACAGAAACTCTCTTCGTGTACGTTCCATACCAATGCGTGCCTATATAAAACCATAACAACGATCCATCATCACCAAGATACCTAGTAGACTACAGGATTTTAAAGTCATTCACATTTGATAGGCATCTAAActtaaagaaagaagagaaaatacATATGTACCTTGAGTGTTTTTGTCAAAACCCCATCCTTTCCACTAAACTCTTTCCACCTCAAGTTGTCCATTGTATTTTTCTCTTGCCCACAAGGTTATCCTTTGAAAACTGATGGTCCAACTCCATTGACTGTAGCCAAGTCTTCTAAGCTTTCGTTGTACCCAACCTAGTAGCAGATGACTCTTCATATGTACCAATACATTATCTCTTTCCTTCAGCCAATGAAGATTCATAACTTCATGTAAAATCGGTTATTCATTTCTCCTCTTTTTTCTAACATCTTTATCAAGAAGATCCAGTTCTCTTGCTCTTAACCACAACCCAATCAGCACACCCACTATCAAACAAGCCAGAAAGTCTTCTCTTGTACAGTCCCTCTCTTGAAAACCCACGCAACTCTAAACACCACCACTGCCAAATAACTTCACTCAGTTCTAAAGTAAGGTGAAGTGAGTGAATGGCCTTCTCCAAATGAGGACACTAAAGCATTTGAAGAACATGAACATACTTTCAGTTATGCAAAATTCCCCGGAGCATTATTTCCGTTTTGTCGATTAGGTGGAGGCGGACCAGCAACATTACTCCTTTGCTGCTGGTTATAAATAGGGACCACCAGAACCGTTACCCTGCCGAAGAGGACGTGAAGCAGCAGCGCCAAGGCTTTCTGGACTTGGGTCTGTATTAGGAGGAGGTAAAGAAGGCTCATTCACAACAGTTGATAGCTGACTTGGCTGCTTCCGTGAACCACTCCGCCTTCGGGAGCGAGCTGGTTGAAAGAACACATATACTTTTAGTTAATTCCACGTGGAGAGATCTTCAAAAGAGGGTTACTTGTATTATAACCTTTGTGGGTTGATGCCTCTTGAGGAGAATATGTTGATGGCTCTATTGATCACCACTGATGCATGGTTCTGTACCACTTTAAATGGATACCCGCGAACCTGGCTATCTCCACTGTGAAGTTCATGTCCAGTATCAATGACTTCATCTTTCAGAGCTGATGATGTACATAAGAGTGGTAGTAGAAGAGAGTGTGTTTACCGGTTGCAAACCAGATGGCTGACTCGTCCTCAAACGCACTCCAAAACTCCTCCTCGTTTGACAGCCAGATTATCACTCTCTGTCAGCCAGCAATGGTGGCCAACTGTTGTAGCTTTGAAAACAGTGCCTGCATATGAAGAGAGACAAAGTTTTTCAACCAAGAACTGTAAAACTAGACTTAAGAAGCAGAGGACGGTGAGACCTGAAGCGGTAATAAGGGAAGATGCAAGTCATCTGGTGCATCTAACCGTGATTGAACCATGTAGCGCTTCCACTCTTTCCATCCTTGTTGTGTTTTTTCCAACAACATCTCTCTTCCTCTCGAACGTTTGTCGGCTCCAATATCTTCCATTTTCTTATCGAGAAAATTATGTTCTTAAGGACATCTGGTGCATCTAACCGTAATGTTgttttttactccaaatatagagtaaaataaaaactctatatttcagttttttatagaattactctatttttgtGTAAAATATAGAGGAAATTTTTGTCTACCATTAGAGTGGTCTAACTTAATAGATTAAATCAAAGACATCAGCTTTTACTCGGAGCTAGTAACTGAATCGTCTGATCTATACATTCATGTATTTGCTTCGTTAATATGAGAAAGTTTCGTTAAGGTAAGTCACTTTCACTTTTCGAGATCTCAAATTTACCTCTTATCAGATATGAATTTGATTTGCTTTGTAAATTCTCTTTGATTTCATATTCACTGAAAACTGGAGCACGATGAAATCGGCCGGACAATTTGGAAAGTTGAAACATTACAGCAACACATAACCAAACTCGAAAGAAGATAAGGGATTTCAGTAAGAACCTATTATCAACGATGAAAAAGCTAAATTCCAAAAGAGAAATTCCCTAGGATAGacctaaaaaaaattttgtcacaaaaatatagacttcaaaaataaaaaagaccaaaatagatttaaatattttatcaaaagaagtaaatatacacttatacccctagggttaattaatctagacattagggtttagagttaagggggtggggtttagggtttaaaaataaacaaaagttaaaattttcaaaataaaaagtgatATTTTGGTCAATTTAGTTTTtgaggtctatttttgtgacaaaaacttaaaaaggtcTATTTAAGAGAATTGCCCAATTCAAAACTCATTTCTTCTATGTTTTCCTTCAATCAGTGACatttcatcaatatatttgtattacCGAAACCATAGATTAACATATAAAAACCTCGTTTCACATTAATATTACAACACTGTTCTATATGAAAAGAACACACATTTATCAAACTGGTTTAATGTTACAGTATTAACACAATtccaataaattttaaatttacattatatttgatactattttaaaattaccttacaattattatcatttttcataaatatcttaaatttattagtaaaagacaaaattaactctcccaaaacatttataaatatataaaaattatttacagaAATTTATAAACTCAACTTCACCAGCTAAGTaataaatcctaaacaaaaatcGTTAAACCTAAGCTCAAATGTTATGATATCttttattgagttttttttaaatgctatCCAAGTTAGTGTATTTTAAGCAATTTCTCAAATAAGATCGTtactaaaaaattattttgcaattacaaaatattatagtttcttttataaGATAAATTTTGTTGTTTCTAATCGTATCCCCAAAAATTTATTCTCTATTATATAGGttcaatttaatttaatttccatataaattttaaattttcgaaatgaaacataaaattatgtaaaatagtattgttacataataatgtttacaaaatattctttttacaaaatacaaaaaattatgtaaaatagtattggtacataataattattatgttatataaataaaaatattttagtatagaaAGAATAAAACCTGCATGGAagtgcgggtcaagatctagtaatttgttaatttagaatatatatatatatatatatatatatatatatatatatatatatatataattgatacAGCGGTTTGTAAAATGTAACACTATGTCAAACAGGgaaaattgaaaactttatagatatttaattatagatggattgtttttgataaaaaatatacatagaTTATTGTTATTTGGGTTTGCTTATACTAAATTTGGGCTAATAGGTTCTTGATATTTGACTAATCTCACTATAATTAGATTTTGCTTTGAAAGAGTAggatttttcagttttgaaacctaatttgatttatttttataaatatctattaCTGTAAATATTATAACTTTTGATACTCTGTACTTTCTTGTATCTATAGCAActattttttgtcaacttatAGAAAACTATTATTTGAGTTTTCTTACTATacaataaatcattttaattatatgtGGATTAGATTATCATAACCCATTTTAATTGAATTAAATAATTGGACTCCCTACGTTAAAATTGTGTAACTCAGTTACTATAGTTAACCATAAAATTATCAGGTAGTTTCAAATCATTTTGGGCTGACAACTACAATCTTGTCCAGATATGTGATTGACAAAGCATCTTATCTCCTCTTTTATGATCAATCATATTTTCTATATTCTAacatttgttaaattttattttatatatagtgattgattgtaagttattaaaataaatgtcCGGATTAAATCCCGTGTGGGTGATGTGGTGATCCGGAGTAGATCTCGGCTTGGCCGATGGACGCTCTCCGTGGGAAGAATCTCTGATGTGGAGGTATGGAAAGCAGCGCTTGATTCCGACTTTGGCGCCGGTCAGTTTCAGGCGATCAGTTCGGGTCGGTGAAGGTAGAAGGTTATGTGACGCGTAGAACCCTCGCTGTTGAGGGATTACACGTGTCTTTCTCTTTTATACATAAACCAACATGTGTTTAGTCGGGTTTTTTGGGCCGGTTTAAGATTGGTGGGCTTAATTTAGGCCGTTTGTTGGGGTTGGTGTTCGGTTGGACCTTCGGACTTTGTATCTTTTTCGGTTATGGACTTTggccttttaataaaaatagatgGCAAAAAAAATAGTCCTAAAAATAAATGTCAAGTAAATAATGAGAAAGCGGAAATCCATTCTCAAAAttgttaaattttgaaaatttataatttttattttgtagataAAAGAATCACTTTATATTTTCGGTAATCAAAATAGTGGAGATACATGTATTTTCAATCACcatcttctttgtttgtttctctCCGGTCCAAATCCAACAcgagttataaaaaaaatacaatctgctcacaaattaaaaaaaaaacatatagttCAGGATTTTATCTTTCACCTGTCTAGGAGAGTGCTCAGATTGTAGCACCAACGGTTCGAAAGTGTTGCAGGCTGGGAAGCTGGGTCGATGAGATGGATGGGCGATGGGGGGGATCGTATCGGTAAGGATGTAGACCGGATggaaagatggtgaagatggccGACTTGCTGTTCCTTTTAACCCAATCTAACCTGGTAACAATGAATTACAATGAGTTtatgaataattaaaacaaGAACAGGAACTAAATAGATAAAGGGATGGAATGGTTTATGGATAGAAGATTGAAGATGGAAGATGGATAGATGATGTTGGACAGAtgatgattgactctctcaatccgtgggtttgattgactctctcaatctggaATAACACTGGCTGTTGAATCACACAAACAACCTATGCCAGACGAATCAATAGAACACAAGAATCACTCAAGTATCCTAAAGACAGATTTCTATTCAAagactctctttgataaaaataaacaaactgaATATTATTTCTTAAGGATTGAAAGGTGACTTACAATGAAGACTAGACAGAGCTTATATAGGTTCTTGCCTTAACTTAGCtagaaaactaaaacaaagaaagaagcaaacaaataagaaaaaccgataaaactagccgttggaagATATCTTGGATCCAAAAGCTTTCTGCAAGGGATTTGATTCTGGTTttgtatctggacggtttgaTGGTGTAGGTAATCTTCTTGGGAACATCTTGAATGCTGAAGACCTGGCCGAAATCTTTGTAGTCTTGGCTTGAAAAGAGCTGTTGGGAATTGATGGGCAATAATTCCAAAAATAGCTCCAAAGATGGCAAGTCTGGTCTTGCTTGAATCCGTGTGTTCTGGTGAGTGCTGGTGCATCTTAAGACTCTTAGACAAGTAAGGAATGCTTCCAAAACGCTGCAGCTTTGATGGCTTGGTCGTTGGTCACTTATTCTCCAAAGTGGGGATGCATCCAATTTAGGAAAGTTCCCAAACAATAAGACCTCCTGATCATGTGGACTCTGGTGCATGGTAAGAACTCTTCAACTACTCCTGAATCACTGGATATACTTCTCAGATGCTTATAAACCTCTCCTGGTCGCCATTTTTTGGTTTGACTAAGATTGAACCGGTGAGACTCCAAATTAGGCAATTGCAGAACTGGTTTGACTGGTTTAGGGAATTGGGCCATAACTCCATATTTAGGTGGAATGTTCTCCTCATTCTTGGCTTGTTGGAAAGCTAATAGATCCACCTTTAAGTCCATGCTTTGGTTAACGCTTCTTGGTTGGACTTGAAATAACTTCTAAACTCGGATTCTCGCAGATAGACGGGCTGGAGAACATCTtgtttgtaaaattcatatcttCCTGGTCCGAGTAGATTTGAAGATACTTCCAATTTTTCTTAACTCCTTGTTGAGTGTTTAATGCATGAAAATTGGTTTCATGGCAAAACTCTTCATGGTTGGTAAGATACTCCGTTTTTACTGAACACATATCCTGGTTAGTCTCTTGTTTAGCTGATTGGTGCAACTGGTTGGCTCTTGGTTCAGGTACTGATTTGATGGCCGCATCATACCCTCTCCCTTGAAAAAGTTTTGACCTCGAAACTGGATaatctgcaccaagatagagcaagtcaggtTTCATCTTCCTTTGAGATTCTAGGACCTTAGCTTACCTTTGTATTTGATCGGTTTGATCTTTGATGGCACATCTGGTGGTTCTCCTTTGGGTAGGAACGACAACACTACTCCTCTGTTTTGGTCTGGCACTCTGATGGGTGGTGCTTGATCTCCTGGGTCGTATGGAATCAAGGTGTGGCTGTGGACAATTTCTTGTTTTCTCTTGGCATATAAACACCTTGTGCTCTCCTTGGGTGGATCatacatatgatctttagtctCTGTTCCTGAAACAAATTCAACACTTTTGGCAGGAAACAAGTGAATTATACCTGggtttgaaaatttataaatcgGAAAAGTAAAGTTTAGATTTACCCAAATTGTTTCAGCAAGTTGAAGTATGATTTGCTCTTTGACAGCTTGTGTACTCTTCCTGTTTCTTGTACTTCTTCAACGTTTTGTGGACAAGTCAGGTGCTGTCCCTGGTTCTCCTTAAACTTCTCATCATTGTCTGGTCGTCCATCAACTTGTCTCATTCCTGGATCAAAATCTTTTGGCAAGAGGTGCATAATTACAGAATTTGAAAGCTCTAAAGGAACAAGAATATCACTTCCTTTGGTTGGTTCTTCTTTAATGGACTCATCATGCCCCTTAGTACCTGTATAAAAACCTTTTGACATAGACAAGAGCATTATACAAGCATTGGAAACCAACAAATTAGATTGAATTAAACTATCacttatttttgatatttcagTTTGCTCTCCTAGTGATGTTTCTTTCAAGGTTTTCTTAAATGGACAAACAGCAGCAAAGTGCCCACGTTTATGGCATCTATAGCAAGTTGGGTTCTTGGGTTTCATAAGGTCAGAAGACTTACCTTGGTTTGATGTGTTCTCCTCCTTGGGTTCTAGAGTCTCCTTGAGCCTTTGACACATCTCTTGTAACTTTTGCAGTTCAGGCAAGGGTGTAGTGATTGGCTGTGGCTGGACCTTGTTTAATTGAGCCGACCTCTTAAACCCTGCTTGGTGTGTAAGTACACTAGATGATATCTCCTTGGGTTCATGGTCGTGAGCCTTCTTTGGTTTAGGAACAGTATGCGGTTTTGGTGTAAACATCACTTTCCTCGTTGCTTGACAATGGAACTTTGATGTGGCATCTACTTTGTCTTGATACTTCTCTGCAAACTCTTTATACATCCTGACTTTAAGGTCTCTCCAATCTACCACGGGCTGGTTGTAGATGCTTGGACTGCTCTCCTTTAGCCACCATTTGTAAGCATTCCCCGTGAAGGCTTGGACAGCTTGTGATAGCTTCTTTTCTTTGGGAATGTTGTTGGACCGCAGACACTTCTCCATGTTAATTTCCCAACTCAAATACACCTCAGGGTTCTTGCTGGAACCTGAAAACACTAGAGTGTTGGATGTATAAGCAGAATCTTTGCTTACTCCCTTCTTTTGGCCGGTTGGTGTTTGTTGAGCTCTCTTTGTGCTGGTGGGTTTAGGTTGAGCTGATACACTATATGGGGCACGTCCATAGCTTACTGCCTTCTCTGCTCTCTAAGGTTGTAATCCTCATACAACTCGTCCTCCTTTTCCCCACCATAATCTGTCCATGGACTGCTTGGTCTTGACCAAGAGTATTTGATTGGTGTGTATTCTTCATTCCATCTACTAATGGACCTGGAGAAACTTTGCTCAAGAGACTCTGGTTCATCTCCAACCTCCTCATGATGGCGTCCATAACTGATTTCAGAATCAGTTTCATAACAAGACTGGTGTTCTTGGTCTTCTCCATCATCACTTAAATCATCTGGTTCTTCTCCCCAATCTATTTCTGAGGTATTGATCTCACTTAGATCATCTTCTTCATACTCCATAGCCTTAGAATTGATGTACCTTGCAAGATAAATATATCAAACTAGTGGCTTAGATAGCTGATAGagcaaatgaaaaaaataagtaatGAAACTTATGCAAAACcaataaatatgcaaataatggACCAAGTGAACTAAACTAAGTTGAtgtgtcgagttttaacccgattatctaactgcaagtgcatagtaaagtacgcagtagtaatgcgggatcgaatccacagggaccgatgatcacacgtagagttgtagacaagttaatagctacagcgaatgaagatatatttttgatggtttttatttaattttctttagtgtcacaaaacataacacaagctgtaaaaagatgatttaaacgatttgaaaactattttaaaacaaacgttgggcattgggaattctcagggatttctttttaatcaagatacaattaatggcagacacatggatatattaagaaccgtctagaactcaaacacgatattagaattaacctatttccgtagcgctaattctctatgttatagaaatctccacactaacttccgctgagtttcaatttctaaacaagcattaagaacaggttcaatatgttcacaaagcgcaataacatcaacttccgagggttaaggacactttgctcatctaaagtattttcggaagttcaaacaatcactttcggtgcatcaaacaatctgatatcatgaactaagtgatcaattcagttcaagcagtaagaaatccattagatgaagaaccaaaacgtaatcccttagtctacacacgttttatgaatcaaaacatcaagaaatcccctatgagaacccctaaacccaactagatgactactcacacataaataagcaagaacaacacgattttgatgaagaaaacatgataagattgtattaaaacagagtaaaggttcagaaggtcttctccaaatggttttgagatgaactcctttacaaatcttcacaaatcacacaaaacaagtcacaaaactctcaaatctctctcaagaacttgtaaatctccttcttggtcgtCTCTCCTCTTTTTTGAGTCCCAAAAGTCCAGTTCTCCCGTCCAtaattgaggggagtgggtaaaaaggagtgaaaagctcattggtgcgtgtggagcccgtagagcgtgggatcggtcgatctagtgcatgaaagcgtgggatcggtcgatccacatggaccggatcggtcgatctccgtcctgtgcgatcaatacttcccattcggtccattgttcggtccatcttgcttctgaataaatcccgaatgcgttcttttcttgcaagctatctagtaacctgcatattacacttaagaacaccaaaacgcatcaaatagaccaaaacattaattaaaaccgaccatttaattgctccaaaacgagtttaaaaccgttaaaaacacggaatatcaactcccccagacttgaatctttgcttgtcctcaagtaaagaggattaaaatttgggagctcactaaccctcagtagaccttaccttgtgatttcgctaaccacttaaatcagagactgtcaaggcattcattccaaatccccaccaagaccgcgcaaacctttccatatttcagacctgcaagtctcagtttcaagtaatcaactctttacattcattaaaaagggcgtgacctttccaccaaagatatctccatcaggtataacgggctcagtgtttgggaggctgttttagtgtttaattaggtgaggttcaagtgtttgtgggtatcagcgataacaaaaaaaaaaaaaaaaaaaaaaaacttgatgtgtccgcaacggcgccaaaaacttgatgtgtcgagttttaacccgattatctaactgcaagtgcacagtaaagtacgcagtagtaatgcgggatcgaatccacagggaccgatgatcacacgtagagttgcagacaagttaatagctacagcgaatgaagatatatttttgatggtttttatttaattttctttagtgtcacaaaacataaacaagctgtaaaaagatgatttaaacgatttgaaaactattttaaaacaaacgttgggcattgggaattctcagggatttctttttaatcaagatacaattaatggcagacacatggatatattaagaaccgtctagaactcaaacacgatattagaattaacctacttccgtagcgctaattctctatgttatagaaatctccacactaacttccgctgagtttcaatttctaaacaagcattaagaacaggttcaatatgttcacaaagcgcaataacatcaacttctgagggttaaggacactttgctcatctaaagtattttcggaagttcaaacaatcactttcggtgcatcaaacaatctgatatcatgaactaagtgatcaattcagttcaagcagtaagaaatccattagatgaagaaccaaaacgtaatcccttagtctacacacgttttatgaatcaaaacatcaagaaatcccctatgagaacccctaaacccaactagatgactactcacacataaataagcaagaacaacacgattttgatgaagaaaacatgataagattgtattaaaacagagtaaaggttcagaaggtcttctccaaatggttttgagatgaactcctttacaaatcttcacaaatcacacaaaacaagtcacaaaactctcaaatctctctcaagaacttgtaaatctccttcttggtcgtCTCTCCTCTTTTTTGAGTCCCAAAAGTCCAGTTCTCCCGTCCAtaattgaggggagtgggtaaaaaggagtgaaaagctcattggtgcgtgtggagcccgtagagcgtgggatcggtcgatctagtgcatgaaagcgtgggatcggtcgatccacatggaccggatcggtcgatctccgtcctgtgcgatcaatacttcccattcggtccattgttcggtccatcttgcttctgaataaatcccgaatgcgttcttttcttgcaagctatctagtaacctgcatattacacttaagaacaccaaaacgcatcaaatagaccaaaacattaattaaaaccgaccatttaattgctccaaaacgagtttaaaaccgttaaaaacacggaatatcaactcccccagacttgaatctttgcttgtcctcaagtaaaga
The window above is part of the Brassica napus cultivar Da-Ae chromosome C8, Da-Ae, whole genome shotgun sequence genome. Proteins encoded here:
- the LOC106417843 gene encoding uncharacterized protein LOC106417843; the encoded protein is MEKCLRSNNIPKEKKLSQAVQAFTGNAYKWWLKESSPSIYNQPVVDWRDLKVRMYKEFAEKYQDKVDATSKFHCQATRKVMFTPKPHTVPKPKKAHDHEPKEISSSVLTHQAGFKRSAQLNKVQPQPITTPLPELQKLQEMCQRLKETLEPKEENTSNQGKSSDLMKPKNPTCYRCHKRGHFAAVCPFKKTLKETSLGEQTEISKISDSLIQSNLLVSNACIMLLSMSKGFYTGTKGHDESIKEEPTKGSDILVPLELSNSVIMHLLPKDFDPGMRQVDGRPDNDEKFKENQGQHLTCPQNVEEVQETGRVHKLSKSKSYFNLLKQFG